The proteins below are encoded in one region of Verrucomicrobiota bacterium:
- a CDS encoding restriction endonuclease subunit S codes for MTLAEVCVLFSRGVTPFYTEDGGIRVLNQKCVRDQTVVFAPARRTDTEKKIVPKEKLLQPNDILVNSTGEGTLGRVAQIKTVSEPTTVDSHVAILRPNPKLVDPPFLGCLVRKLQPEIEKMAEGSTGQTELSRTRLGELEIDIPPLAEQKAIAHILGTLDDKIELNRRMNATLEAMARALFQSWFVDFDPVRAKL; via the coding sequence ATGACACTTGCCGAAGTTTGCGTTTTATTCAGTCGTGGGGTGACGCCTTTCTACACTGAAGACGGAGGAATTCGTGTCCTAAATCAAAAGTGTGTCCGCGACCAAACTGTCGTTTTCGCTCCAGCGAGAAGGACGGATACAGAGAAAAAAATCGTTCCCAAAGAGAAGTTGCTTCAGCCAAACGATATATTAGTCAACTCAACTGGCGAAGGGACGCTTGGACGAGTTGCCCAGATCAAAACTGTTTCTGAGCCAACCACGGTCGATTCTCATGTGGCTATTTTGCGACCAAATCCGAAGCTAGTAGATCCCCCTTTCCTCGGATGCCTCGTTCGCAAACTCCAGCCTGAAATTGAGAAGATGGCCGAGGGGTCAACTGGTCAGACCGAACTTTCGCGAACGCGACTTGGAGAGCTCGAAATAGATATCCCACCCCTCGCTGAGCAAAAAGCCATCGCTCACATCCTCGGTACCCTGGACGACAAAATCGAATTGAACCGGCGGATGAACGCGACGCTGGAGGCGATGGCGCGGGCGCTGTTCCAGAGCTGGTTCGTGGATTTCGACCCCGTCCGCGCCAAACTCGA